A portion of the Miscanthus floridulus cultivar M001 unplaced genomic scaffold, ASM1932011v1 fs_438_1_2, whole genome shotgun sequence genome contains these proteins:
- the LOC136531784 gene encoding probable LRR receptor-like serine/threonine-protein kinase At1g56140 isoform X2, whose protein sequence is MARSASALVAGFLLVLALLTLDAAQGQQPFAPTDPSDADALHAVFRQWRLEGEAAAEDPCMKRVWSGSFEINASIHCNCPAFSWCRITGLNVTGYRNITEIPLVLFNLTELVSLDLSNNNLNGLIPPEVGNLSKLETWHFNNNNLSGSFPHESSLLRNLKSLWIFDNNVEGLIPEFIQNLTSLTDLRIYGTKLQGPIPKKFSNLTNLEVLMLGDLGGNHSYFDVIGEWANLSTLSLRKCGLTGQLPNTPPNLPKLTYLDLTSNNLSGSLRLLLPYKNSSFIYIGENSFSERLPPEIVQQNVSLDVSYNRFVNGSLPTVVAGQKWPINYIGTSVDASGTVNSEILTILNCLRMKGCNGSSVTRADHATFAINCGGKQIDYSDQMPTVFSEDLTDLGGAGFYVNTTSHWVTSHVGSDPFNKSAGIVNIDNILDSDMPELYKTARTSTSSLRYYVVGLANGRYTVKLFFAEIVITDGPGRRLFDIDIQNQNIRKDFDITKEAGGSRKGTNITQEVSVNNSILEIHLYWSGRGTCCIPYKGAYGPLVSAIKVARSQDPTISPPRAPSSDSARQDEKRRGVVAGIAALCIAAAVISSSVVYLWWKWVSLVKRPMA, encoded by the exons ATGGCTCGTTCCGCCTCCGCTCTCGTCGCCGGCTTTCTCCTCGTCCTCGCGCTCCTCACCCTGGACGCGGCGCAGGGCCAACAGCCCTTCGCGCCCACCGATCCCTCCGACG CGGATGCCCTGCACGCCGTGTTCCGGCAGTGGCGACTggagggggaggcggcggcggaggacccGTGCATGAAGCGCGTCTGGTCCGGGTCGTTCGAAATAAACGCGTCTATCCACTGCAATTGCCCCGCCTTCAGCTGGTGCCGAATCACGGGCCT GAATGTGACTGGGTACAGGAATATCACGGAGATCCCGCTGGTTCTCTTCAATTTGACGGAGCTCGTCTCTCT GGATTTAAGTAATAACAACTTGAATGGTTTAATACCCCCAGAAGTTGGCAATCTTTCCAAACTGGAAACATG GCACTTCAACAATAACAATCTCAGTGGATCTTTTCCTCATGAATCATCACTTTTAAGAAATCTAAAGTCCCT GTGGATATTTGATAATAATGTCGAAGGGCTTATTCCAGAATTTATTCAGAACTTAACCAGTCTCACAGACTT GCGTATATATGGGACGAAACTTCAAGGACCTATCCCAAAAAAATTCTCAAATTTGACCAATCTAGAAGTCTT GATGCTTGGTGATCTTGGTGGCAACCATTCTTATTTTGATGTCATAGGAGAGTGGGCAAACCTTTCAACGTT ATCTCTGAGGAAGTGTGGGCTCACAGGCCAACTTCCCAATACTCCCCCAAACTTGCCCAAGCTGACATACCT GGATTTGACGTCGAACAATTTATCAGGCTCTTTAAGACTGTTGCTTCCATATAAGAACTCAAGCTTCAT ATATATAGGTGAAAACAGCTTCAGTGAACGCCTGCCTCCTGAAATTGTTCAACAAAACGTTTCTTT GGATGTTTCATACAATCGTTTTGTTAACGGATCCCTTCCTACTGTCGTTGCTGGTCAGAAGTGGCCCAT AAATTATATCGGAACTTCAGTTGATGCCAGTGGAACAGTCAACAG TGAAATTCTTACCATCCTCAACTGCCTTCGCATGAAAGGATGCAATGGAAGCAGTGTAACTA GAGCAGATCATGCAACTTTCGCCATAAACTGTGGTGGCAAGCAAATTGATTATTCAGATCAAATGCCAACTGTGTTCTCGGAAGACTTAACTGATCTTGGAGGAGCAGGCTTTTATGTTAACACCACCAGTCATTGGGTAACCAGTCACGTGGGTTCTGATCCATTCAATAAATCTGCCGGTATCGTAAATATAGACAATATTTTGGATTCAGACATGCCAGAACTCTACAAAACAGCAAGAACGTCAACAAGCTCGTTGCGGTACTATGTCGTAGGTTTGGCTAACGGGAGATATACAGTCAAACTCTTCTTTGCAGAGATAGTAATAACTGATGGACCTGGACGGCGCTTATTTGACATTGATATTCAG AATCAAAATATCAGGAAGGATTttgacattactaaggaagctgGGGGTTCCAGAAAAGGCACCAACATAACCCAGGAAGTGTCTGTTAACAACTCCATATTGGAAATACATCTGTATTGGAGTGGACGTGGTACCTGCTGTATCCCATATAAAGGAGCTTATGGGCCACTGGTGTCAGCAATAAAAG TTGCCCGTTCCCAAGACCCGACGATCAGTCCCCCACGAGCACCAAGTTCTGATTCTGCACGACAGGATGAGAAGCGAAGAGGAGTAGTTGCGGGCATTGCTGCACTTTGCATAGCTGCAGCGGTGATCTCTTCATCTGTTGTCTACCTTTGGTGGAAATGGGTTTCGCTTGTGAAGCGTCCAATGGCATGA
- the LOC136531784 gene encoding probable LRR receptor-like serine/threonine-protein kinase At1g56140 isoform X1: MARSASALVAGFLLVLALLTLDAAQGQQPFAPTDPSDADALHAVFRQWRLEGEAAAEDPCMKRVWSGSFEINASIHCNCPAFSWCRITGLNVTGYRNITEIPLVLFNLTELVSLDLSNNNLNGLIPPEVGNLSKLETWHFNNNNLSGSFPHESSLLRNLKSLWIFDNNVEGLIPEFIQNLTSLTDLRIYGTKLQGPIPKKFSNLTNLEVLMLGDLGGNHSYFDVIGEWANLSTLSLRKCGLTGQLPNTPPNLPKLTYLDLTSNNLSGSLRLLLPYKNSSFIYIGENSFSERLPPEIVQQNVSLDVSYNRFVNGSLPTVVAGQKWPINYIGTSVDASGTVNSEILTILNCLRMKGCNGSSVTTGADHATFAINCGGKQIDYSDQMPTVFSEDLTDLGGAGFYVNTTSHWVTSHVGSDPFNKSAGIVNIDNILDSDMPELYKTARTSTSSLRYYVVGLANGRYTVKLFFAEIVITDGPGRRLFDIDIQNQNIRKDFDITKEAGGSRKGTNITQEVSVNNSILEIHLYWSGRGTCCIPYKGAYGPLVSAIKVARSQDPTISPPRAPSSDSARQDEKRRGVVAGIAALCIAAAVISSSVVYLWWKWVSLVKRPMA, from the exons ATGGCTCGTTCCGCCTCCGCTCTCGTCGCCGGCTTTCTCCTCGTCCTCGCGCTCCTCACCCTGGACGCGGCGCAGGGCCAACAGCCCTTCGCGCCCACCGATCCCTCCGACG CGGATGCCCTGCACGCCGTGTTCCGGCAGTGGCGACTggagggggaggcggcggcggaggacccGTGCATGAAGCGCGTCTGGTCCGGGTCGTTCGAAATAAACGCGTCTATCCACTGCAATTGCCCCGCCTTCAGCTGGTGCCGAATCACGGGCCT GAATGTGACTGGGTACAGGAATATCACGGAGATCCCGCTGGTTCTCTTCAATTTGACGGAGCTCGTCTCTCT GGATTTAAGTAATAACAACTTGAATGGTTTAATACCCCCAGAAGTTGGCAATCTTTCCAAACTGGAAACATG GCACTTCAACAATAACAATCTCAGTGGATCTTTTCCTCATGAATCATCACTTTTAAGAAATCTAAAGTCCCT GTGGATATTTGATAATAATGTCGAAGGGCTTATTCCAGAATTTATTCAGAACTTAACCAGTCTCACAGACTT GCGTATATATGGGACGAAACTTCAAGGACCTATCCCAAAAAAATTCTCAAATTTGACCAATCTAGAAGTCTT GATGCTTGGTGATCTTGGTGGCAACCATTCTTATTTTGATGTCATAGGAGAGTGGGCAAACCTTTCAACGTT ATCTCTGAGGAAGTGTGGGCTCACAGGCCAACTTCCCAATACTCCCCCAAACTTGCCCAAGCTGACATACCT GGATTTGACGTCGAACAATTTATCAGGCTCTTTAAGACTGTTGCTTCCATATAAGAACTCAAGCTTCAT ATATATAGGTGAAAACAGCTTCAGTGAACGCCTGCCTCCTGAAATTGTTCAACAAAACGTTTCTTT GGATGTTTCATACAATCGTTTTGTTAACGGATCCCTTCCTACTGTCGTTGCTGGTCAGAAGTGGCCCAT AAATTATATCGGAACTTCAGTTGATGCCAGTGGAACAGTCAACAG TGAAATTCTTACCATCCTCAACTGCCTTCGCATGAAAGGATGCAATGGAAGCAGTGTAACTA CAGGAGCAGATCATGCAACTTTCGCCATAAACTGTGGTGGCAAGCAAATTGATTATTCAGATCAAATGCCAACTGTGTTCTCGGAAGACTTAACTGATCTTGGAGGAGCAGGCTTTTATGTTAACACCACCAGTCATTGGGTAACCAGTCACGTGGGTTCTGATCCATTCAATAAATCTGCCGGTATCGTAAATATAGACAATATTTTGGATTCAGACATGCCAGAACTCTACAAAACAGCAAGAACGTCAACAAGCTCGTTGCGGTACTATGTCGTAGGTTTGGCTAACGGGAGATATACAGTCAAACTCTTCTTTGCAGAGATAGTAATAACTGATGGACCTGGACGGCGCTTATTTGACATTGATATTCAG AATCAAAATATCAGGAAGGATTttgacattactaaggaagctgGGGGTTCCAGAAAAGGCACCAACATAACCCAGGAAGTGTCTGTTAACAACTCCATATTGGAAATACATCTGTATTGGAGTGGACGTGGTACCTGCTGTATCCCATATAAAGGAGCTTATGGGCCACTGGTGTCAGCAATAAAAG TTGCCCGTTCCCAAGACCCGACGATCAGTCCCCCACGAGCACCAAGTTCTGATTCTGCACGACAGGATGAGAAGCGAAGAGGAGTAGTTGCGGGCATTGCTGCACTTTGCATAGCTGCAGCGGTGATCTCTTCATCTGTTGTCTACCTTTGGTGGAAATGGGTTTCGCTTGTGAAGCGTCCAATGGCATGA
- the LOC136531785 gene encoding proteasome subunit alpha type-4-2 — MSRRYDSRTTIFSPEGRLYQVEYAMEAIGNAGSALGILAADGVVLVGEKKVTSKLLQTSRSAEKMYKIDSHLACAVAGIMSDANILINTARLHAQRYALSYQEPIPVEQLVQSLCDTKQGYTQFGGLRPFGVSFLFAGWDKHHGFQLYMSDPSGNYGGWKAAAVGANSQAAQSMLKQDYKDGLTREEAVALALKVLSKTMDSTSLTAEKLELAEVFLQPGTGEVQYQVCSPEALGKLLAKSGLTQPTPEA; from the coding sequence ATGTCTCGCCGCTATGACAGTCGCACGACGATCTTCTCGCCGGAGGGGCGTCTCTACCAGGTGGAGTACGCGATGGAGGCGATCGGCAACGCCGGGTCGGCCCTCGGGATCCTGGCGGCCGACGGCGTGGTCCTGGTCGGCGAGAAGAAGGTGACCTCCAAGCTCCTCCAGACCTCCCGCTCCGCCGAGAAGATGTACAAGATCGACTCCCACCTGGCGTGCGCCGTGGCCGGGATCATGTCCGACGCCAACATCCTCATCAACACCGCCCGCCTCCACGCCCAGCGCTACGCGCTCTCCTACCAGGAGCCCATCCCCGTCGAGCAGCTCGTCCAGTCCCTCTGCGACACCAAGCAGGGGTACACCCAGTTCGGAGGCCTCCGCCCCTTCGGGGTCTCTTTCCTGTTCGCCGGGTGGGACAAGCACCACGGCTTCCAGCTCTACATGAGCGACCCATCTGGCAACTACGGCGGGTGGAAGGCCGCCGCTGTTGGGGCTAACAGCCAGGCCGCACAATCCATGCTGAAGCAGGACTACAAGGACGGCTTGACCCGCGAGGAGGCCGTCGCTCTTGCGCTCAAGGTCCTCAGCAAGACCATGGACTCCACCAGCTTGACTGCCGAGAAGCTGGAGCTGGCCGAGGTGTTTCTGCAGCCCGGCACTGGGGAGGTACAGTACCAGGTGTGCTCTCCTGAGGCGCTGGGGAAGCTGCTTGCAAAGTCCGGCCTGACACAGCCAACACCCGAGGCATAA